One window of Aspergillus oryzae RIB40 DNA, chromosome 3 genomic DNA carries:
- a CDS encoding uncharacterized protein (predicted protein) has translation MPRACEFCRRRKIRCDASRPVCSTCRKSKRSCVYHNAPPKQRPSAALIDSLQTEKAALEDALSRLKSAGDAERRALLDSMIVRDGRISLSDRSGGSTASSPRARSALRTEHGVEQQLLGGHAVRMRENGGDATNSVDTGHGSDSVENETDRVLPRTYKSHVTSDGIFSSTSVIHVSRPVTSPEQPAASTESLRYQLIANAAMERQREHRLRRLTVIRGIPADLALHLLDLHWSRQHHTFLLTYRPAFMRELEHGGPYCSDLLLYAVFACASKFSERPEVRSNPVDPETAGRCFFNRCQELLLVEGLMTHSSIPTVIALVMLGSTLIARGRTSQGWLYTGYAMRMVYDLGLYFDLQEPNKHNVEEIEIRRRVFWGAFVCEKLQSLYLGRPPTIRLQDVHVSQDFMDTFEELEPWEPYNERSTDIITNNIGSSPVPLAYSVTTFQQLCLLSEIMTQIIDKIYYVGATASKTIHQIEALDDALTAWYRGLPAHLAHEPWAKDPLEPPVRVAPNRIIILTTYHSLIVLLHRPFITAPSSTSNHNSVDTIGTPAFSWKRCTAAARRITSLALSYQSIYPLHKSSYLLSYAVYVACTIHVLNTASLSVGSDGNAHAESSYLLSASLRCLDALAVPNSGAADTARIIRKLMAAKGVPESRSECLYNLLL, from the coding sequence ATGCCTCGGGCATGTGAGTTCTGCCGCAGACGCAAGATCCGATGCGACGCATCCAGGCCAGTCTGCTCCACATGCCGGAAGAGCAAGAGGTCGTGTGTCTACCACAATGCACCACCTAAGCAGCGCCCTTCCGCTGCGCTTATCGACTCGCTGCAGACCGAAAAAGCGGCGCTGGAAGATGCTTTGAGCCGGTTGAAGAGCGCAGGTGATGCCGAAAGGCGTGCTCTGCTGGACTCGATGATCGTGCGTGACGGACGCATATCATTATCAGACCGGAGCGGTGGATCAACAGCGTCATCACCACGGGCGCGGTCCGCCCTTCGAACGGAGCATGGCGTGGAACAGCAGCTGCTGGGCGGTCATGCAGTAAGAATGAGGGAGAATGGCGGTGATGCAACAAACAGCGTAGATACCGGCCATGGCAGTGACAGTGTTGAGAATGAGACCGATAGAGTACTGCCTCGGACATATAAAAGCCACGTAACCAGCGATGGCATCTTCAGCTCAACCTCCGTGATCCATGTCAGCCGCCCGGTGACTAGTCCCGAGCAACCCGCAGCATCTACAGAGTCGCTACGGTACCAGCTGATTGCCAACGCTGCAATGGAAAGGCAGCGCGAGCACCGTCTGCGTCGGTTGACCGTCATCAGGGGAATACCAGCGGACCTGGCGCTTcatctcctcgaccttcACTGGAGCAGGCAGCATcacaccttccttctcacgTATAGACCTGCCTTTATGCGAGAACTAGAACACGGGGGGCCATACTGCTCTGACCTCTTGCTGTACGCTGTCTTTGCGTGTGCGTCCAAGTTTTCCGAGCGACCCGAGGTGCGCAGTAACCCGGTAGATCCGGAAACAGCAGGACGGTGCTTCTTCAACCGTTGCCAAGAGCTCTTGCTGGTTGAGGGCTTGATGACCCACTCGAGTATACCGACTGTCATCGCGTTGGTCATGCTCGGGTCGACGTTGATTGCAAGAGGACGGACGTCTCAGGGTTGGCTATATACCGGTTACGCCATGCGTATGGTTTATGACCTAGGTCTGTATTTTGATTTGCAAGAGCCGAACAAGCATAACGTCGAGGAGATCGAGATCCGGCGGCGGGTCTTCTGGGGCGCGTTCGTGTGTGAGAAGCTGCAAAGCCTGTACCTTGGGCGGCCACCTACAATCAGACTCCAGGATGTCCATGTATCGCAGGACTTTATGGATACGTTCGAGGAGCTGGAGCCGTGGGAGCCCTACAATGAGCGGAGCACAGATATAATTACTAACAATATAGGGTCTTCTCCAGTGCCGTTGGCATATTCAGTGACTACCTTCCAGCAGCTCTGTCTGCTTTCCGAAATTATGACCCAAATCATTGACAAGATATATTATGTAGGAGCCACCGCTTCAAAGACGATCCATCAGATAGAGGCACTCGATGATGCCCTCACGGCCTGGTACCGCGGGCTGCCAGCTCACCTGGCTCATGAGCCCTGGGCGAAGGACCCCTTGGAGCCCCCGGTCAGAGTTGCGCCAAACCGCATCATCATTCTGACGACCTACCACTCGCTCATTGTCCTCCTACACCGGCCGTTTATCACAGCTCCCAGCAGCACAAGCAATCACAATTCTGTCGACACTATCGGCACCCCTGCCTTCTCTTGGAAGCGGTGCACAGCAGCGGCACGGCGTATCACCAGTCTCGCCCTCAGCTATCAATCCATCTACCCGTTGCACAAGTCCAGCTACTTGCTTAGTTATGCTGTGTACGTCGCGTGCACAATCCACGTGCTTAATACTGCGTCGCTCTCGGTCGGAAGCGACGGCAATGCACACGCGGAATCGTCCTACCTACTCAGCGCAAGCCTGAGGTGTCTCGATGCGTTGGCAGTCCCGAACTCGGGGGCTGCTGATACGGCGCGTATTATTCGCAAGCTAATGGCTGCCAAGGGTGTGCCGGAATCACGAAGTGAGTGCCTCTATAATTTATTGCTGTAG
- a CDS encoding fungal specific transcription factor domain-containing protein (predicted protein), whose amino-acid sequence MCIEISLLKHLQQVYNALRSHTELYRSKVLQSPSSALLSVSSLPPRAIASFLVHCFFKHAETSYFTVERIWLESKLDLAYTNPNSITNSDVSTMCVIFGVLAFGTQHAYLESATERIGGRKSTQHGPFTGDTIGVMLYQQACLLLPDFITLSSLKSVQACLLLGIYTLPLDASGLAWIYLGIGVKLANQNGMHRKTCEDSFDLYIRETKNLVWWTLYTLGSSVSHLSYYSLLSRIAIFHGRPFSIARSDVDTELPTGKSDLCSISHSISLLHTSLTSEVIERLTRLFNLQQDLINWWKTLPRNDIHSDHTSHPENLRRAMHLKLDYCLGIMFAGRYFIFAESSLEGNSPTSTTKLQNARPMRINSQTRHMSSILCVSAAHTVIEICRHLYNTIGLARASYTEFSACHAALLVINTQCLQATDYRQHHAIREGFTMLKEMSGEAELARTEVSLIEGFQHIIASMDIAGDDVAGDMASDFSTFKNWENSWRQDSFFAQNPRPDDSILMASLGLSSGSPGASSGELSLWTSLFGSDRDGPSCTQGQDDWTRL is encoded by the exons ATGTGCATCGAGAT TTCATTACTGAAGCATTTGCAGCAGGTTTACAATGCATTACGCAGTCACACTGAGCTTTACCGTTCCAAAGTACTCCAGTCTCCATCAAGTGCTTTACTTTCTGTATCCTCACTACCTCCTCGGGCTATCGCCAGTTTTCTTGTCcattgcttcttcaagcatGCCGAGACAAGTTATTTTACGGTTGAAAGAATCTGGCTAGAGTCAAAGCTTGACTTGGCATACACTAATCCCAACTCAATTACCAACAGCGATGTAAGCACTATGTGCGTGATCTTTGGTGTCCTTGCGTTCGGGACACAGCACGCATATCTTGAGTCGGCGACAGAACGCATTGGTGGCAGAAAATCAACTCAACATGGCCCATTCACCGGCGATACTATAGGTGTAATGCTTTATCAACAGGCCTGTCTTTTATTACCGGATTTCATCACCCTCTCATCACTAAAAAGCGTCCAGGCCTGCTTGCTCCTGGGTATTTACACACTACCGCTTGACGCATCCGGGTTGGCATGGATCTACCTGGGTATTGGCGTCAAGCTTGCGAACCAGAATGGCATGCACAGAAAGACTTGCGAGGATAGCTTTGATCTGTACATCCGCGAAACCAAGAATTTAGTGTGGTGGACTTTGTACACGCTGGGGAGTTCTGTTTCACATTTGTCCTACTATTCTTTATTATC GCGCATCGCTATATTTCACGGTCGTCCATTTTCAATTGCCAGATCTGATGTAGACACTGAACTCCCTACCGGTAAAAGTGAT CTCTGCAGCATATCGCATTCAAT CTCCCTTCTCCACACATCCCTAACAAGCGAGGTAATTGAGCGACTTACTAGACTGTTCAATCTCCAGCAAGACCTTATAAACTGGTGGAAGACGCTCCCCAGGAACGATATTCATAGTGATCACACATCTCACCCCGAGAATCTCCGCCGCGCCATGCATCTAAAACTAGATTATTGTCTCGGAATCATGTTCGCAGGCCGGTACTTTATCTTTGCCGAGTCCAGCTTGGAGGGAAACAGCCCGACATCCACCACGAAGCTCCAGAATGCAAGGCCCATGAGGATTAACTCACAAACACGGCATATGTCTTCCATCCTC TGCGTTTCCGCTGCGCATACAGTCATAGAAATATGTCGCCATCTGTACAACACCATTGGTCTCGCCCGTGCATCATACACGGAATTTAGTGCATGCCATGCCGCCTTGCTGGTAATCAATACACAATGTCTCCAAGCGACTGACTACAGACAACACCACGCCATCCGCGAGGGGTTTACAATGTTGAAAGAGATGTCGGGCGAAGCGGAGCTAGCCCGCACTGAAGTATCTTTGATCGAGGGGTTCCAACACATAATCGCCAGTATGGACATAGCTGGTGATGATGTAGCCGGCGACATGGCTTCTGACTTTTCGACATTTAAAAATTGGGAGAATTCATGGAGGCAAGATTCATTCTTTGCGCAAAATCCCAGACCAGATGATTCGATACTCATGGCTTCACTTGGTCTATCAAGCGGGTCGCCTGGTGCTTCGTCTGGCGAATTGTCATTATGGACGTCGCTGTTTGGGTCTGATCGAGATGGGCCATCTTGTACACAGGGTCAGGATGATTGGACTAGATTATGA
- a CDS encoding cytochrome and DOMON domain-containing protein (predicted protein) — protein MARIHLYSWMTLFAGTFAQLQTFSPPGQSFISYSVNIPQTTASSGSGPIYIQLKSTQELQWFAWGQGSRMQGANIFAVYASHDGNNVTVSPRLGVEHVEPTYNSQVQISVLAGSGISNGVMTANIRCDSCLAWPGGSENPNSSASPWVWAVKYGQLLNSDSLSQPITIHDTSGVAVLDLQKATGGASDNPFLASNNSNSAGQALTIFDTGNIASRRVAHAVLMILVFVIFFPSFALMLHTGAHSRIVDIHAFFQLFTLALAISGFGIGISLAKALHLTGTYHPIIGMVAVPALILFQPAMGFLQHRYFHKTGKKSVFAYLHRWFGRSIIVLGIVNGGLGFHLARKVTSTAPVGAIIAYSVVAGIVGLVYALVIIVLPLRKQRTSSP, from the coding sequence ATGGCGAGGATACACCTTTACTCCTGGATGACTCTGTTCGCGGGCACATTCGCCCAGCTACAAACATTTTCGCCACCTGGCCAGAGCTTTATCAGCTACAGTGTTAATATACCCCAAACTACGGCCTCCTCCGGTTCCGGACCAATTTATATCCAGCTGAAATCAACGCAAGAGCTTCAATGGTTTGCATGGGGTCAGGGTTCTCGGATGCAAGGAGCGAATATATTTGCTGTTTATGCATCCCACGACGGCAATAATGTCACTGTCTCTCCAAGGTTGGGAGTAGAACATGTCGAGCCGACGTATAATAGCCAGGTTCAGATCTCGGTCTTGGCTGGCAGCGGGATCAGCAATGGAGTCATGACCGCGAACATCCGGTGCGACAGCTGTCTCGCCTGGCCAGGAGGAAGTGAAAATCCGAACAGCTCAGCTAGTCCATGGGTTTGGGCTGTGAAATATGGCCAACTGCTCAACTCAGACAGCCTCTCTCAACCGATCACCATACACGATACTTCGGGTGTTGCAGTTCTTGACCTTCAAAAAGCGACCGGCGGCGCATCCGACAATCCTTTCTTAGCATCAAATAATTCAAACAGCGCTGGGCAGGCGCTCACGATCTTTGATACTGGAAACATTGCAAGTCGCAGAGTAGCACATGCTGTTCTCATGatcctcgtcttcgtcatATTCTTCCCGTCGTTTGCGTTGATGCTTCACACCGGCGCACATTCCAGGATTGTTGATATCCATGCTTTCTTCCAGCTTTTCACTCTGGCCTTGGCGATTTCCGGGTTTGGTATCGGCATCTCGTTGGCAAAAGCCCTCCATCTGACTGGGACCTACCATCCGATCATCGGGATGGTGGCTGTTCCTGCCCTCATTCTCTTCCAGCCGGCTATGGGCTTTCTTCAACACAGATACTTTCACAAAACCGGAAAGAAGAGTGTCTTTGCCTACTTGCACCGGTGGTTTGGCCGTTCTATTATAGTCCTTGGTATTGTCAATGGTGGACTGGGATTTCACCTGGCACGGAAAGTTACTTCAACTGCCCCAGTCGGCGCAATAATCGCATATAGCGTGGTAGCTGGAATTGTCGGGCTCGTCTATGCCTTGGTGATTATCGTCTTACCTTTGAGAAAGCAGAGAACGTCGAGTCCTTGA
- a CDS encoding uncharacterized protein (predicted protein), which produces MVNRAFSKLYADDGVRGLNRSRCEIRAYCNLKLYGICDGGYVPKFYGYMLTVNPASWAPHLEAFHHDSGLPSAVLIEYLPQPLVMNSVTYSKDRMQKVAIGIQQIHLALIEHNDPYPKNILIVPDDPERERRWIEEESLCVGGFGIKVASTGR; this is translated from the exons ATGGTGAACCGCGCGTTTTCAAAGTT ATATGCCGACGATGGTGTGCGTGGCTTAAACCGCTCTAGATGCGAGATCAGAGCATATTGCAATCTAAAACTATATGGAATATGCGACGGTGGTTACGTGCCGAAGTTCTACGGCTATATGCTAACCGTCAATCCAGCCAGCTGGGCACCTCACCTCGAAGCTTTTCATCATGACAGTGGTCTTCCAAGCGCTGTTTTAATTGAGTACCTGCCGCAACCCCTGGTGATGAACTCTGTCACTTACAGCAAAGATCGCATGCAGAAGGTTGCAATAGGTATTCAGCAAATCCATTTGGCTTTGATTGAACACAACGATCCTTATCCTAAGAACATCTTGATTGTTCCTGATGACCCAGAAAG GGAACGTAGGTGGATTGAGGAGGAATCTCTGTGTGTTGGAGGCTTTGGAATAAAagtt GCTTCTACAGGCAGATGA
- a CDS encoding cupredoxin domain-containing protein (predicted protein), giving the protein MAQLQYLFAFILVQLQLAGAQDSTATSNTSSSTTSTAMGTASPSAVQTVDVGEHGFSFDPDTLKVAPGGKVEFHFYPGNHSVAQASFSKPCHPMNDSSFFSGFIAPTTGESDTVFTVTVNDTKPIWYYCGQVGHCQAGMVGVINPPASGSDTLEAFKSAASNANGDSVPSKVQGGTLSTSSPKSSSTSTSETSTHSSTATTSASPTTTNSPSPTATNIAGNLQASTDSSIVFVLALMAFGFFM; this is encoded by the exons ATGGCACAGCTACAATATCTATTCGCTTTTATCCTGGTACAGCTCCAGCTTGCTGGTGCCCAGGATAGCACAGCTACCAGCAATACTTCTAGCTCCACCACAAGTACAGCAATGGGCACCGCGAGCCCGTCAGCTGTACAAACAGTTGATGTTGGTGAACATGGCTTCAGCTTCGACCCTGATACTCTTAAAGTTGCTCCAGGCGGCAAAGTTGAGTTCCACTTTTATCCTGGTAACCATTCAGTGGCGCAGGCCTCTTTTAGCAAGCCATGTCACCCTATGAATGATAGCAGTTTTTTCTCTGGATTTATTGCGCCAACTACTGGTGAATCG GACACTGTCTTCACGGTCACTGTGAATGACACAAAACCTATTTGGTATTACTGTGGCCAGGTCGGTCATTGCCAGGCGGGTATGGTTGGGGTGATAAACCCACC GGCCTCCGGCTCAGACACTTTAGAGGCATTTAAATCGGCAGCCTCGAATGCAAATGGAGACAGCGTGCCATCCAAGGTCCAAGGTGGTACTCTCAGTACATCGAGCCccaaatcctcctcgacctctACCAGTGAGACGAGCACTCACAGTAGCACAGCCACCACGAGCGCGTCACCCACTACCACCAATAGCCCAAGCCCTACCGCCACTAACATCGCAGGAAACCTGCAAGCTTCGACCGACTCAAGCATTGTTTTCGTTTTGGCTTTAATGGCCTTTGGTTTCTTTATGTAG
- a CDS encoding uncharacterized protein (permease of the major facilitator superfamily), which yields MASTARAIDGSNHDDNAQVIASRTLRKVDMRLIPLLFITYMFNFMDKTILSSASVFGLIDDTHLVGQQYSWVSSIFYFGYFFWEVPTNYLIPRLPVAKYMAANTFFWGAVVALTAACVNYGGLLAVRFLLGIAEATITPAFMFITTTWYTRDEIPFRTGIWFSGNSIGGLAASLLAYGIGHIEHPLRPWMWMFIILGVATFLWGFVLLAFLPDSISKATFLTPQEREFMAHRAVIAGTGRTEKTHWKWEQAVECIQDPKTWHLFAIAILTQIPNGGTQNFGNLVIKSFGFTSLESTLINIPSSVVSASTITITGWMAGRYRQMNCILIVGIVTLSIIGSALIYARAHHVPLGAQLFGYFLLATGPGALPLAMSLVQANYRGVTKKMTMTAMMFVAYCAGNIAGPQLFRASEAPTYQTSFRAILICYIISGGLAVSLRVYLQFVNKRRDREEGVQGNAGLSGAVGGKVVEERRRGNNEVSDLVRSVDLRPEDYEDVTDWKTVGFRYRL from the exons ATGGCCTCAACAGCTCGAGCCATTGACGGAAGCAATCACGATGATAACGCCCAGGTCATTGCCTCCAGAACATTGCGCAAAGTCGACATGCGACTCATTCCCCTCTTGTTCATCACATATATGTTTAATTTCATGGATAAAACAATACTATCAAGCGCGTCTGTCTTCGGCCTGATTGACGATACA CATCTGGTCGGACAACAATACAGCTGGGTATCCAGCATCTTCTACTTCGGCTACTTCTTCTGGGAAGTCCCTACAAACTATCTCATCCCCCGACTCCCTGTCGCAAAGTACATGGCAGCCAACACCTTCTTTTGGGGCGCTGTCGTCGCCCTAACTGCAGCCTGCGTCAACTACGGCGGCCTGCTCGCAGTCCGATTCCTACTAGGCATCGCAGAGGCAACAATCACCCCTGCGTTCATGTTCATCACGACAACATGGTATACACGCGACGAGATCCCCTTCCGGACCGGCATATGGTTCTCAGGCAACTCCATCGGCGGTCTTGCGGCTAGTCTCCTGGCTTACGGCATAGGACATATCGAGCACCCTCTCCGTCcatggatgtggatgttcatcatcctcggcgtGGCTACTTTCCTATGGGGATTCGTACTACTTGCTTTCTTACCAGATAGCATATCCAAAGCCACATTCCTGACTCCCCAAGAACGAGAATTCATGGCCCATCGCGCGGTAATTGCCGGAACAGGACGCACCGAGAAAACGCACTGGAAATGGGAGCAGGCTGTCGAGTGCATCCAGGATCCGAAAACATGGCATCTCTTCGCCATCGCTATTCTAACTCAGATCCCGAATGGGGGTACACAGAACTTCGGAAACCTTGTTATTAAATCCTTCGGTTTTACATCCCTGGAATCGACCCTCATTAATATTCCCTCTAGTGTGGTCAGTGCTTCTACGATAACCATCACAGGCTGGATGGCTGGTCGCTATAGACAGATGAACTGTATCTTGATTGTCGGCATTGTGACTTTATCGATCATAGGAAGTGCCCTGATCTACGCCCGGGCTCATCATGTCCCCCTAGGTGCCCAGCTCTTCGGGTACTTCCTCCTAGCGACGGGGCCAGGTGCCTTGCCGCTGGCTATGTCCCTCGTTCAGGCGAATTACAGGGGCGTCacgaagaaaatgacaatGACTGCCATGATGTTCGTGGCATATTGTGCGGGGAATATTGCAGGTCCGCAGTTGTTTAGGGCGAGTGAGGCGCCGACGTATCAGACTTCGTTTAGAGCTATTTTGATCTGCTATATCATTTCCGGTGGCTTGGCTGTCTCGTTGAGGGTTTATTTGCAGTTTGTTAACAAGAGGAGGGATCGTGAGGAGGGCGTGCAGGGTAACGCGGGTTTGTCGGGGGCTGTTGGCGGGAAGGTGGTCGAGGAGCGTCGACGGGGTAACAATGAGGTGTCGGATTTGGTGAGGTCGGTTGATTTGCGGCCTGAGGATTATGAGGATGTGACGGATTGGAAGACTGTGGGGTTTCGTTATCGTCTGTAA
- a CDS encoding RraA family protein (demethylmenaquinone methyltransferase), whose product MDESTILTRLSVLDTNAVSDALDFLQLKGATYGLRPLWDCPKIVGRASTVKVGPKTGTAATAHPFASVIDAVTTDDRILIIAGGLEGVSCWGDIIANASKVKGIRGTIIDGVCRDIDGSRDIAYPVYGRNVTMISGRKRMVQVGAGTAVQVGGVTVRQDDYVIADNCGTVFIPAEYVETTVELAEKITHRENLMIKDVRAGIPVSEVMHDAKFQAITEDIASAAAGVLSSTQSPVL is encoded by the coding sequence ATGGACGAATCCACAATTTTAACCCGGCTCTCGGTCCTTGACACCAATGCAGTCTCTGATGCCCTGGACTTTCTTCAGCTTAAAGGAGCCACCTACGGCCTCCGGCCTCTCTGGGATTGCCCAAAGATCGTCGGCCGCGCCAGCACAGTGAAGGTCGGCCCTAAGACAGGCACCGCCGCGACAGCCCACCCATTCGCGTCGGTTATAGACGCAGTCACAACGGACGATCGTATCCTCATTATTGCCGGCGGTCTGGAGGGTGTTTCCTGCTGGGGCGATATTATCGCCAATGCCTCGAAAGTGAAGGGTATTCGCGGGACAATCATCGACGGCGTGTGTCGGGACATTGATGGTAGCCGCGACATTGCGTATCCTGTTTACGGCCGGAATGTAACAATGATCAGCGGGCGTAAGAGGATGGTACAGGTTGGGGCTGGTACAGCAGTCCAGGTGGGCGGCGTCACCGTTCGCCAGGATGACTATGTGATTGCCGATAACTGCGGGACTGTGTTTATCCCAGCGGAGTATGTTGAAACTACCGTGGAGTTGGCTGAGAAGATTACCCATCGTGAGAACCTTATGATCAAGGATGTGAGAGCTGGGATACCTGTGTCGGAGGTCATGCACGACGCCAAATTCCAAGCCATTACTGAAGACATTGCGTCGGCAGCCGCGGGTGTTTTGTCCTCCACGCAGAGCCCTGTGCTATAG
- a CDS encoding uncharacterized protein (ribulose-5-phosphate 4-epimerase and related epimerases and aldolases) codes for MPPATVTEYPIHHSQAKSNTERPGAPVSGSPDLTSSWRQDVHFLGDKDGKVELRSPPNFNDISDARTHLKQHLAAAFRVFARQGFDEGVAGHISLRDPGNPSLFWINPLSTHFSQIRVSDLVLVGETGEVLPDGAQNPINGPAFAIHSAIHRARPDLNAACHAHSVYGKAFSCFGRPIEMLYQDALRFYNDLAVYPRYGGTVLTAEWATGSRLHWGRAAVNHGMITCGRTVDEAAFLFIALDRCCHSQLLANAAVCPGFEKRYITDEQAEFGHRRSGNASKMWLAFQPYYDQVVKEEPDLLL; via the exons ATGCCACCGGCTACAGTTACGGAGTACCCAATTCACCACTCGCAGGCCAAATCGAACACCGAGAGGCCAGGAGCACCCGTATCTGGCTCGCCGGATTTGACCTCATCGTGGAGACAAGACGTGCACTTTCTAGGCGACAAAGATGGCAAAGTCGAGCTCCGCAGTCCTCCAAATTTCAATGATATCAGCGACGCCCGCACACACCTGAAGCAGCACCTAGCCGCCGCATTCAGGGTCTTTGCCAGACAGGGCTTCGATGAGGGTGTCGCAGGCCACATCTCCCTACGCGACCCCGGCAACCCATCCCTATTCTGGATCAACCCGCTTTCAACACACTTCTCCCAGATCCGCGTCAGCGATCTTGTCCTTGTCGGCGAGACCGGCGAAGTCCTTCCAGACGGCGCCCAGAACCCCATCAATGGCCCAGCATTCGCCATCCACAGCGCCATCCACCGCGCCCGGCCGGACCTAAACGCCGCGTGCCACGCACACAGCGTCTACGGAAAAGCCTTCAGTTGCTTTGGCCGGCCGATCGAGATGCTCTACCAAGACGCGCTGCGCTTCTACAACGACCTCGCTGTGTATCCGCGCTACGGTGGCACGGTGCTCACGGCCGAATGGGCGACCGGATCGCGGCTGCACTGGGGCCGAGCTGCCGTA AACCATGGCATGATTACCTGTGGGCGGACGGTTGACGAGGCGGCGTTCTTGTTTATTGCGTTGGATCGGTGCTGCCACTCCCAGCTGCTTGCGAATGCAGCGGTGTGTCCTGGATTTGAGAAAAGGTATATCACCGACGAGCAGGCGGAGTTTGGGCATAGGAGGAGTGGTAACGCAAGCAAGATGTGGCTGGCCTTTCAGCCGTATTATGACCaggtggtgaaggaggaGCCGGATTTGTTGCTGTAA
- a CDS encoding putative MFS transporter (permease of the major facilitator superfamily): MQTSIATSPTEGKSYYERHGPMTAPTRTELTTFVSQVDIRLVPMLCILYLISHLDRANIGNAKILGLTEELGLSGMQYNIALSLFFIPYVLLEVPSNILLKHFTRPSVYLGTLIVSWGIIMTLTGVVRNFGGLLTMRLLLGIFEAGFFPGSVYLCSRWYMPRDLATRVAAFFCASALSGAFSGLLAAGLNKMDGVGGYSGWRWIFLIEGLITVVLGVLTFFLLVDSPEISTKWLDQDEIRYLVIQEFIKEGGKFKEEDKKTSWKDVGDMMRNWRIYLLSYIMLCQSACNYGTKFTLPTITEAMGFTGTNAQLMTVPPYIAGAISAVLFSKLSDRYYWRMPFVAAPLLLIVTGYAIIMGLKGRLEANIGPGYFAIIIACMGIYPTYPATASWAMNNLAPSKRRAIGSAFNICMGNTGGIIGSYMYLDKEAPTYPTGFGLSLAFGGSALLVAVLLELSFAYGNKRNARLTETEIREAYTDEQLLAMGDRSPFFKYTL, translated from the exons ATGCAGACTTCTATCGCAACTTCTCcgacagaaggaaaaagcTACTACGAAAGGCACGGCCCAATGACCGCACCGACTAGGACGGAACTAACAACGTTCGTATCGCAGGTTGATATCAGGCTGGTGCCGATGCTGTGCATCCTCTATTTGATCTCTCACCTAGACAGGGCCAATATCGGCAATGCAAAGATCCTGGGGCTAACAGAAGAATTGGGCTTGAGCGGGATGCAATATAATATCGCTCTTAGCCTTTTTTTCATCCCCTACGTTCTCCTAG AGGTTCCGAGTAACATTCTGCTGAAACATTTTACCAGGCCCTCGGTCTATTTGGGTACCCTGATTGTCAGCTGGGGAATAATTATGACGTTGACTGGCGTCGTTCGAAATTTCGGCGGGTTGTTGACGATGCGACTTTTGTTAGGAATTTTTGA GGCTGGATTCTTTCCTGGTTCGGTCTACTTGTGTTCGCGCTGGTACATGCCCAGAGACCTCGCCACCCGGGTTGCCGCATTCTTCTGTGCAAGTGCTCTCTCCGGTGCCTTTTCCGGTCTGCTCGCGGCTGGTCTTAACAAGATGGATGGCGTCGGTGGATATTCAGGCTGGCGTTGGATATTTCTGATTGAGGGCTTGATTACagttgttttgggggttttgacCTTCTTTTTACTAGTAGACTCCCCGGAAATATCCACCAAATGGCTTGATCAGGACGAGATCCGGTACCTAGTGATACAGGAATtcatcaaagaaggagggaagttcaaggaggaggataagaagaCATCATGGAAAGACGTTGGGGACATGATGCGGAACTGGAGGATTTATCTACTATCCTATATTATGCTGTGCCAGTCGGCCTGCAACTACG GAACGAAATTCACTCTTCCGACCATCACAGAGGCAATGGGCTTCACCGGTACCAACGCGCAGCTTATGACCGTCCCGCCGTATATTGCCGGGGCCATATCCGCAGTCCTGTTCTCCAAATTGTCAGACCGATATTACTGGCGCATGCCATTCGTTGCAGCACCCCTGCTCCTGATCGTCACTGGGTACGCGATAATAATGGGCCTCAAGGGTAGGCTGGAAGCCAACATCGGGCCTGGGTATTTTGCAATCATCATCGCTTGCATGGGTATCTACCCAACCTACCCAGCCACAGCATCATGGGCAATGAACAATCTGGCGCCCTCAAAGCGCCGCGCTATCGGCAGTGCGTTCAACATCTGTATGGGCAATACCGGAGGTATTATCGGGAGCTACATGTATCTTGACAAGGAGGCCCCGACCTATCCTACGGGTTTTGGGCTGTCGTTGGCTTTTGGTGGATCGGCTCTCCTTGTAGCTGTTCTTCTCGAGCTGTCCTTTGCGTATGGCAACAAGCGCAATGCTAGGTTGACTGAGACGGAGATCCGTGAGGCATACACCGATGAGCAGTTGCTGGCGATGGGAGATAGGTCTCCGTTTTTCAAATACACGCTGTGA